The Carnobacterium mobile DSM 4848 genome includes a window with the following:
- a CDS encoding DNA-directed RNA polymerase subunit alpha: MIEIEKPRIETIEISDDAKFGKFVVEPLERGYGTTLGNSLRRILLSSLPGAAVTTIQIDGVLHEFSAVDGVLEDVTSIILNIKKLALKLYSGDDKTIEIDVKGPAVVTAADIVYDSDVEILNPDLYICTVAEGARFHVRMTAKTGRGYARAEHNKQDDMPIGVLPVDSIYTPVSRVNYQVENTRVGQKNIFDKLTLDVWADGSISPEEAVSLAAKILTEHLNIFVNLTDEARKAEIMVEKEETHKEKMLEMTIEELDLSVRSYNCLKRAGINSVQELTDKSEAEMIKVRNLGRKSLEEVKYKLSELDLSLRQDD; encoded by the coding sequence ATGATCGAAATTGAAAAACCAAGAATTGAAACGATTGAGATCAGCGATGATGCTAAGTTTGGCAAATTCGTTGTAGAACCACTTGAACGCGGTTATGGAACTACGTTAGGTAACTCCTTACGTCGTATCTTGTTGTCTTCACTACCGGGAGCTGCAGTAACCACAATTCAAATTGATGGTGTATTACACGAATTTTCGGCTGTCGATGGTGTACTTGAAGATGTAACGTCAATCATTTTAAATATAAAAAAACTTGCACTCAAGTTATATTCTGGTGATGATAAAACGATTGAAATCGATGTAAAAGGTCCAGCAGTTGTCACTGCAGCGGATATCGTTTACGATAGCGATGTTGAAATCTTAAACCCTGATTTGTACATTTGTACTGTAGCAGAAGGCGCACGTTTCCATGTACGCATGACAGCTAAAACAGGCAGAGGTTATGCTAGAGCTGAACACAATAAACAAGATGATATGCCAATTGGTGTATTACCAGTCGATTCGATTTACACCCCAGTTAGTCGTGTAAACTACCAAGTAGAAAACACACGAGTGGGTCAAAAAAATATTTTTGACAAATTAACACTTGATGTATGGGCAGATGGTTCAATCAGTCCGGAAGAAGCAGTTAGTCTTGCTGCTAAAATTCTAACAGAACATTTAAACATCTTCGTAAATCTAACCGATGAAGCTCGCAAAGCTGAAATCATGGTAGAAAAAGAAGAAACGCATAAAGAAAAAATGCTTGAAATGACAATTGAAGAACTTGACTTATCTGTACGTTCATACAACTGTTTGAAACGTGCCGGAATTAATTCAGTTCAAGAATTAACGGATAAATCAGAAGCTGAAATGATTAAAGTACGTAATCTAGGACGTAAGTCACTTGAAGAAGTTAAATACAAGTTGTCAGAACTTGATTTAAGCTTACGCCAAGACGATTAG
- the rpmD gene encoding 50S ribosomal protein L30 translates to MANLEITLKRSVIGRPQNQRDTVKALGLKKTNTSVVKPANDAIKGMVNTISHLVDVKEV, encoded by the coding sequence ATGGCTAATTTAGAAATCACTTTAAAACGTAGCGTTATCGGACGTCCTCAAAATCAACGTGATACAGTTAAAGCATTAGGTTTGAAAAAAACTAATACTTCTGTAGTTAAACCTGCTAATGATGCTATCAAAGGTATGGTCAACACAATTTCACATTTAGTGGACGTTAAAGAAGTTTAA
- a CDS encoding adenylate kinase — protein MNLILIGLPGAGKGTQAEQIVDTYHVPHISTGDMFRAAIKNETALGLEAKTYMDKGELVPDEVTNGIVKERLAEADTEVGFLLDGYPRTLNQAEALESNLKELNKDLDAVIYINVNKDILMERLTGRFICRTCGATYHKLYNPPKVAGTCDRCGGHDFYQREDDKPETVEKRIDVNLESTNTLVDFYSKRNVLHTVNGEAELHDVFKEIQNIIGDVEK, from the coding sequence ATGAATCTCATTTTAATAGGTCTTCCTGGTGCAGGAAAAGGAACGCAAGCTGAACAAATTGTCGACACTTATCATGTGCCGCATATTTCAACAGGGGATATGTTCCGTGCTGCTATCAAAAATGAAACTGCCTTAGGATTAGAAGCAAAAACCTATATGGATAAAGGCGAATTAGTACCTGATGAAGTGACTAACGGTATTGTAAAAGAACGTTTAGCTGAAGCAGATACTGAAGTAGGCTTTTTACTAGATGGGTATCCAAGAACGCTGAACCAAGCGGAAGCTTTGGAAAGCAATCTGAAAGAACTAAATAAAGATTTAGATGCTGTTATTTACATTAATGTAAATAAAGACATTTTAATGGAACGTTTGACTGGACGGTTTATTTGTCGGACATGCGGTGCAACTTATCATAAACTCTATAATCCTCCAAAGGTGGCTGGAACTTGTGATCGTTGTGGTGGACATGACTTTTATCAAAGAGAAGATGATAAACCTGAAACTGTTGAAAAACGTATTGATGTTAACCTTGAGTCAACAAATACGCTAGTAGACTTCTATTCAAAACGCAATGTCTTGCATACCGTTAATGGCGAAGCAGAACTTCATGACGTGTTCAAAGAGATTCAAAACATTATTGGCGATGTTGAAAAATAA
- the rplE gene encoding 50S ribosomal protein L5 encodes MNRLKEKYLNEITPSMMEKFDYTSVMQTPKVDKIIINMGVGDAVSNAKNLDKAVDELTAISGQKPMITKAKKSIAAFRLREGMPIGTKVTLRGDRMYDFLDKLVSVSLPRVRDFHGVSTKAFDGRGNYTLGIKEQLIFLEVDYDKVDKVRGMDIVIVTTAQTDEEARELLTQLGMPFQK; translated from the coding sequence ATGAACCGCCTTAAAGAAAAATATTTGAACGAAATCACACCATCAATGATGGAAAAATTTGATTACACATCTGTAATGCAAACACCAAAAGTTGATAAAATCATCATCAACATGGGTGTCGGCGATGCTGTATCAAACGCTAAAAACTTAGATAAAGCTGTAGATGAATTAACAGCGATCTCTGGACAAAAACCAATGATCACAAAAGCTAAAAAATCAATTGCTGCTTTCCGTTTACGTGAAGGTATGCCAATTGGAACAAAAGTTACTTTACGTGGAGACAGAATGTACGATTTCTTAGATAAATTAGTATCTGTTTCACTTCCTCGTGTACGTGACTTCCATGGCGTAAGCACAAAAGCTTTCGACGGACGTGGAAACTACACTCTAGGAATTAAGGAACAATTGATTTTCTTGGAAGTTGACTACGATAAAGTAGACAAAGTACGAGGAATGGATATCGTAATCGTAACAACTGCTCAAACAGATGAAGAAGCGCGCGAACTTTTAACACAACTTGGAATGCCATTCCAAAAATAA
- the rplQ gene encoding 50S ribosomal protein L17, translating into MGYRKLGRTSSQRKAMLRDLTSDLIINERIVTTEARAKEIRKTTEQMITLGKKGDLHARRQAAAYVRNEVAAIKEENEEVVVQSALQKLFSDIAPRYAERQGGYTRIMKTEPRRGDAAPMVIIELV; encoded by the coding sequence ATGGGTTACCGTAAATTAGGCCGTACAAGCTCTCAACGTAAAGCAATGTTACGTGATTTAACATCTGATCTAATCATTAACGAACGCATTGTAACGACTGAAGCTCGCGCTAAAGAAATCCGCAAAACAACTGAGCAAATGATTACTTTAGGTAAAAAAGGCGACTTGCATGCACGCCGTCAAGCAGCAGCTTACGTTCGTAATGAAGTAGCAGCTATTAAAGAAGAAAACGAAGAAGTAGTTGTTCAATCTGCTTTGCAAAAATTATTTAGTGATATCGCACCTCGTTACGCTGAACGTCAAGGCGGATACACGCGTATCATGAAAACAGAACCTCGTCGCGGCGATGCTGCACCAATGGTTATTATTGAATTAGTTTAA
- a CDS encoding type Z 30S ribosomal protein S14 — protein sequence MAKKSQIAKNKRPAKFSTQAYTRCERCGRPHSVYRKFRLCRICVRELAYKGQIPGMKKASW from the coding sequence GTGGCTAAAAAATCACAAATTGCTAAAAACAAACGCCCTGCTAAATTCTCAACACAAGCATACACTCGTTGTGAACGTTGTGGACGTCCACATTCAGTTTACCGCAAATTTAGACTTTGCCGTATTTGCGTCCGTGAACTTGCCTATAAAGGACAAATTCCTGGCATGAAGAAAGCAAGCTGGTAA
- the rplR gene encoding 50S ribosomal protein L18 translates to MINKPDKNKVRLKRHSRVRSKISGTAECPRLNVFRSNKNIYAQLIDDVAGVTLASASSLDKDISGETKVNQASVVGEAVAKKAVEKGIKKVVFDRGGYLYHGRVQALAEAARENGLEF, encoded by the coding sequence GTGATTAACAAACCAGACAAAAACAAAGTACGTTTGAAAAGACATTCACGTGTACGTTCTAAAATCTCTGGTACTGCAGAGTGCCCACGTTTAAACGTTTTTCGTTCTAATAAAAATATCTACGCTCAATTAATTGATGACGTAGCGGGTGTGACGCTAGCAAGTGCATCTTCATTAGACAAAGACATCTCAGGCGAAACTAAAGTGAACCAAGCATCAGTAGTTGGGGAAGCTGTAGCTAAAAAAGCCGTAGAAAAAGGAATTAAAAAAGTAGTCTTTGACCGTGGTGGATACCTTTACCATGGCCGTGTGCAAGCTTTAGCTGAAGCTGCCCGCGAAAATGGACTAGAATTTTAA
- a CDS encoding energy-coupling factor ABC transporter ATP-binding protein gives MDKIISLKDISYQYHTTDNRLALNKVSLSIEAGEWVAIIGHNGSGKSTLAKTINGLIAPSQGEVTVGGLVLSEENIWKIREMVGMVFQNPDNQFVGSTVQDDVAFGLENLGVPREEMIERVTDAIERVKMADFMEKEPARLSGGQKQRVAIAGVVALRPAIIILDEATSMLDPQGRQEVLATVKAIKEKANLTVISITHDIDEAANANRILVMENGSLIQEGTPEEIFTSGEKLIHMGLDLPFPEKLKLDLNERGIDVPAEYLTEEGMVDWLWTLLSKK, from the coding sequence ATGGATAAAATCATTAGTTTAAAAGATATTTCATATCAATACCATACGACAGACAATCGTTTAGCTTTAAACAAGGTTTCACTTTCAATCGAAGCTGGAGAATGGGTGGCGATTATTGGCCATAATGGATCCGGCAAATCGACATTAGCTAAAACGATCAATGGATTGATTGCACCTAGTCAAGGAGAAGTAACCGTCGGCGGCTTAGTTCTTAGCGAAGAAAACATTTGGAAGATCAGAGAAATGGTCGGAATGGTTTTTCAAAACCCCGATAACCAATTTGTCGGCTCCACAGTCCAAGACGATGTTGCTTTTGGATTGGAAAATTTAGGAGTCCCAAGAGAAGAAATGATTGAACGAGTAACAGATGCTATTGAACGTGTAAAAATGGCTGATTTTATGGAAAAAGAACCGGCACGTTTATCAGGTGGACAAAAGCAGCGGGTAGCGATTGCCGGCGTCGTTGCCTTACGACCAGCGATCATTATTTTAGATGAAGCCACCAGTATGCTCGACCCGCAAGGCAGACAAGAAGTCTTGGCAACCGTCAAAGCGATCAAGGAAAAAGCCAACTTAACGGTGATTTCTATCACACACGACATTGATGAAGCTGCAAATGCCAATCGTATTCTAGTGATGGAAAACGGGTCGTTGATCCAAGAAGGAACACCTGAAGAAATCTTTACTTCAGGAGAAAAATTGATTCATATGGGATTAGATTTGCCGTTTCCTGAAAAATTAAAACTAGATCTAAATGAACGCGGTATTGATGTACCGGCTGAATACCTTACAGAAGAAGGGATGGTGGACTGGCTATGGACATTACTTTCGAAAAAGTAG
- the rpsK gene encoding 30S ribosomal protein S11, with the protein MVKKVVRKRRVKKNIESGIAHIRSTFNNTIVMITDVHGNAVAWSSAGALGFRGSKKSTPFAAQMAAETAAKVCMENGMKNVEVAVKGPGSGREAAIRSLQATGLEVTAIRDVTPIPHNGCRPPKRRRV; encoded by the coding sequence ATGGTCAAAAAAGTTGTACGTAAACGCCGTGTGAAAAAAAATATTGAAAGTGGAATAGCTCATATTCGTTCTACTTTTAACAACACAATTGTAATGATTACAGATGTTCATGGAAATGCAGTTGCATGGTCTTCTGCAGGAGCTTTAGGCTTCCGTGGTTCTAAAAAATCAACTCCATTCGCAGCTCAAATGGCAGCAGAAACAGCCGCTAAAGTATGTATGGAAAATGGTATGAAAAATGTAGAAGTTGCCGTTAAAGGTCCTGGTTCAGGTCGTGAAGCAGCAATCCGTTCTCTACAAGCAACTGGGTTAGAAGTTACTGCAATCCGCGACGTAACTCCTATTCCTCATAATGGATGCCGCCCTCCAAAACGCCGTCGTGTTTAA
- a CDS encoding energy-coupling factor ABC transporter ATP-binding protein encodes MDITFEKVGFTYQKGTPFENRALYDIDMVIKEGSFTALVGHTGSGKSTVLQHLNALMKPTEGTVTIGDRVITPDTNNKNLKSVRKQVGIVFQFPEAQLFEETVAKDIAFGPKNFGASEAEAAELARKMLPLVGLDESFMERSPFDLSGGQMRRVAIAGVLAMEPDVLVLDEPTAGLDPQGRREMMEMFYRLHQDKGLTIVLVTHQMDDVANYADHMVILEKGTVVKEGSPRVIFQEEDWLKSKQLGVPAAVSFGRQLNAKLGLPADRLYLTTNELADAIAAQVKAVTADKGPATSETKAGEDK; translated from the coding sequence ATGGACATTACTTTCGAAAAAGTAGGGTTCACGTATCAAAAAGGTACGCCTTTTGAGAACCGTGCTCTTTATGATATTGATATGGTGATCAAAGAAGGCAGCTTCACCGCTTTAGTCGGGCATACGGGTAGTGGGAAATCGACTGTGCTGCAGCACTTGAACGCGTTGATGAAACCAACCGAAGGAACCGTGACGATCGGTGACCGAGTGATCACACCAGATACCAACAATAAAAACTTAAAATCGGTCCGCAAACAAGTCGGCATTGTTTTTCAATTTCCTGAAGCTCAATTATTTGAAGAAACGGTTGCGAAAGATATTGCATTTGGCCCTAAAAATTTTGGTGCTTCCGAAGCAGAAGCCGCTGAATTGGCCCGTAAAATGCTGCCGTTAGTTGGATTAGATGAAAGCTTTATGGAACGTTCACCTTTTGATTTATCAGGCGGACAAATGCGGCGTGTGGCGATTGCCGGCGTTTTAGCGATGGAGCCGGATGTATTGGTCTTAGATGAACCAACTGCTGGCTTGGACCCGCAAGGCCGGCGTGAAATGATGGAGATGTTCTATCGGTTGCACCAAGACAAAGGACTGACCATCGTGTTAGTCACCCACCAAATGGATGATGTGGCAAATTATGCCGATCATATGGTGATCCTGGAAAAAGGGACTGTCGTCAAAGAAGGATCGCCGCGCGTGATCTTTCAAGAAGAAGACTGGTTAAAATCGAAGCAGTTAGGTGTACCGGCTGCTGTTTCATTTGGCCGGCAGTTAAACGCGAAATTAGGCCTGCCAGCGGATCGGTTGTATTTAACGACCAATGAACTAGCTGATGCCATTGCTGCGCAAGTGAAGGCTGTAACGGCGGACAAAGGGCCCGCTACTTCAGAAACCAAAGCAGGTGAAGACAAATGA
- the rplF gene encoding 50S ribosomal protein L6 — protein sequence MSRIGNKTITVPEGVTVTRNENEVTVKGPKGELTRSFSPVITMTVEGNEISFTRPNDLKENRAMHGTMRANLNNMIVGVTEGFEKGLELIGVGYRAQLQGNKLVMSVGYSHPVEFDIEEGLTVEVPSNTRVLIKGANKERVGELAANVRAIRPPEPYKGKGIRYVDEFVRRKEGKTGK from the coding sequence GTGAGCCGTATCGGTAATAAAACAATCACTGTTCCAGAAGGCGTAACTGTTACTCGTAATGAGAACGAAGTTACTGTTAAAGGACCTAAAGGTGAATTAACTCGCTCTTTCAGCCCTGTTATTACAATGACTGTCGAAGGTAACGAAATTTCGTTTACACGTCCAAATGACTTAAAAGAAAATCGTGCGATGCATGGAACAATGCGTGCTAACCTAAACAACATGATCGTTGGTGTAACTGAAGGATTTGAAAAAGGACTAGAATTGATTGGGGTTGGGTACCGTGCACAATTACAAGGCAACAAACTTGTAATGAGCGTTGGTTACTCTCATCCTGTAGAATTCGATATTGAAGAAGGATTAACTGTTGAAGTACCTTCTAATACTCGTGTTCTGATCAAGGGAGCAAACAAAGAACGTGTTGGCGAATTAGCTGCTAACGTTCGTGCTATTCGTCCGCCAGAACCTTATAAAGGCAAAGGAATTCGTTACGTTGATGAATTCGTACGCCGTAAAGAAGGTAAAACAGGTAAGTAA
- the rpsM gene encoding 30S ribosomal protein S13, producing MARIAGVDIPRDKRVVISLTYIYGIGKTTAQQVLAAAGVSEEIRVNELTNDQLDAIRAEIDKLKIEGDLRREVSQNVKRLIEIGSYRGMRHRRGLPVRGQNTKNNARTRKGPSKSIAGKKK from the coding sequence ATGGCTCGTATTGCTGGTGTGGATATTCCGCGTGACAAACGTGTAGTAATTTCCCTAACATATATATATGGAATCGGTAAAACAACAGCTCAACAAGTATTGGCTGCTGCTGGAGTATCCGAAGAAATCCGTGTAAATGAATTAACAAATGATCAATTAGATGCTATTCGTGCAGAAATCGATAAGTTGAAAATTGAAGGTGATCTTCGTCGTGAAGTCAGTCAAAACGTTAAACGTTTAATTGAAATCGGCTCTTACAGAGGTATGCGTCATCGTCGTGGTTTACCAGTTCGTGGACAAAACACGAAAAACAACGCACGTACTCGTAAAGGTCCGTCAAAATCAATCGCAGGTAAGAAAAAATAA
- the rpmJ gene encoding 50S ribosomal protein L36, translating into MKVRPSVKKICDKCKVIRRNGHVMVICENPKHKQRQG; encoded by the coding sequence ATGAAAGTAAGACCATCAGTTAAGAAAATTTGTGACAAATGTAAAGTTATCCGACGTAATGGTCATGTTATGGTGATTTGTGAAAATCCTAAACATAAACAACGTCAAGGTTAA
- the rpsH gene encoding 30S ribosomal protein S8 — protein sequence MVMTDPIADFLTRVRNANMARHESLEVPASKIKKDVADILKREGFVKNVEYIEDDKQGVIRVFLKYGKENERVITGLKRISKPGLRVYAKAGEVPKVLNGLGIAIVSTSEGVFTDKEARAKNVGGEIIAYVW from the coding sequence ATGGTCATGACAGATCCAATCGCAGACTTTCTAACACGTGTTCGTAATGCCAACATGGCACGTCACGAATCATTAGAAGTACCTGCTTCAAAAATTAAAAAAGATGTTGCTGATATTTTAAAACGTGAAGGTTTCGTAAAAAATGTAGAATACATCGAAGATGATAAACAAGGGGTTATCCGTGTTTTCTTGAAATATGGAAAAGAAAACGAACGAGTAATCACTGGATTGAAACGTATCTCTAAACCTGGTTTGCGTGTTTACGCTAAAGCTGGTGAAGTGCCTAAAGTTCTTAACGGACTTGGTATTGCGATCGTCTCAACTTCTGAAGGTGTCTTCACAGACAAAGAAGCTAGAGCTAAAAACGTTGGCGGAGAAATTATTGCTTACGTTTGGTAA
- the rplX gene encoding 50S ribosomal protein L24, translated as MYIKSGDKVKVITGKDKGKEGVILKAFPKKDQVIVEGINMVKKHQKPSSVNPQGGIIEMEAPVHVSNVMLIDASTGEPTRVGYKVEEGKKVRISKKTGEVLDK; from the coding sequence ATGTACATTAAATCAGGCGATAAAGTAAAAGTTATTACTGGTAAAGACAAAGGAAAAGAAGGCGTCATTTTAAAAGCTTTCCCTAAAAAAGACCAAGTAATCGTTGAAGGAATCAACATGGTGAAAAAACACCAAAAACCTAGTTCAGTAAATCCGCAAGGAGGCATTATTGAAATGGAAGCTCCAGTTCACGTTTCTAACGTAATGCTAATTGACGCTTCTACTGGTGAACCAACTCGTGTTGGCTACAAAGTAGAAGAAGGTAAAAAAGTACGTATTTCTAAAAAAACTGGTGAAGTTTTAGATAAATAA
- the rplO gene encoding 50S ribosomal protein L15, with the protein MKLHELTYAEGSRKERNRVGRGSSSGNGKTSGRGQKGQKSRSGGGVRLGFEGGQTPLFRRLPKRGFTNINRKEYAIVNLETLNRFEDGTEVTPAMLVEAGIVKAEKSGIKVLGNGQVERKLTVKASKFSQAAKEAIEAAGGSIEVI; encoded by the coding sequence ATGAAACTTCATGAATTAACATATGCTGAAGGTTCTCGTAAAGAACGCAATCGCGTTGGACGTGGATCTTCATCAGGTAATGGTAAAACTTCAGGTCGTGGTCAAAAAGGACAAAAATCACGTTCAGGTGGTGGCGTACGTCTAGGGTTCGAGGGTGGACAAACACCATTGTTCCGTCGTTTACCAAAACGTGGATTTACAAACATCAACCGCAAAGAATATGCAATTGTAAACCTTGAAACCTTAAACCGTTTTGAAGATGGTACAGAAGTAACTCCAGCTATGCTGGTTGAAGCTGGTATCGTTAAAGCTGAAAAATCTGGGATTAAAGTTTTGGGTAACGGCCAAGTTGAACGTAAACTGACTGTTAAAGCAAGCAAATTCTCTCAAGCAGCTAAAGAAGCGATTGAAGCTGCTGGTGGTTCAATCGAGGTGATCTAA
- the infA gene encoding translation initiation factor IF-1, with protein sequence MAKDDVIEIEGTVVETLPNAMFKVELENGHIVLAHVSGKIRMHYIRILPGDKVTVELSPYDLTRGRITYRFK encoded by the coding sequence GTGGCGAAAGACGATGTCATTGAAATAGAAGGAACAGTCGTTGAAACTTTGCCGAATGCAATGTTTAAAGTCGAACTTGAAAATGGCCATATTGTATTGGCACATGTTTCAGGAAAAATTCGGATGCACTACATTAGAATCCTACCCGGAGACAAAGTAACTGTTGAATTGTCACCGTATGATCTAACCCGTGGGCGCATTACCTATCGCTTTAAATAA
- the rpsE gene encoding 30S ribosomal protein S5, which produces MVYIDPTHLELEDRVVSINRVTKVVKGGRRLRFAALVVVGDKNGHVGFGTGKAQEVPEAIRKAIEDAKKNLIEVPMVESTIPHEVIGRYSGGNILMKPAKEGSGVSAGGPVRAILELAGVADITSKSLGSSTPINMVRATVQGLQQLKRVEEVAKLRNKSVEEILG; this is translated from the coding sequence ATGGTTTACATCGATCCAACTCACTTGGAATTAGAAGATCGTGTTGTTTCAATCAACCGCGTAACTAAAGTTGTTAAAGGTGGACGTCGTTTACGTTTTGCTGCATTAGTTGTTGTCGGAGATAAAAATGGACACGTAGGTTTCGGTACTGGTAAAGCACAAGAAGTACCTGAAGCTATCCGCAAAGCAATCGAAGACGCTAAAAAGAATCTTATTGAAGTACCTATGGTCGAAAGTACGATTCCTCATGAAGTTATCGGACGTTACAGCGGCGGAAACATCTTAATGAAACCTGCTAAAGAAGGTTCTGGAGTATCTGCTGGTGGTCCAGTACGTGCAATCTTAGAACTTGCTGGTGTCGCTGATATCACAAGTAAATCCCTAGGATCAAGCACACCGATCAACATGGTTCGTGCAACAGTTCAAGGATTACAACAATTAAAACGCGTTGAAGAAGTTGCAAAACTTCGTAACAAATCTGTAGAAGAAATTCTAGGATAA
- the secY gene encoding preprotein translocase subunit SecY, producing the protein MFTLLKTAFQAKDIRKRILFTLGILIIFRIGTHLTVPGVNASALQGLSASSNGLFGLLNTFGGGALSQFSIFALGVSPYITASIVIQLLQMDIIPKFVEWSKQGEVGRRKLNQVTRYVTIGLAFVQAIGISFGFNALTGEGLIKDPGTATYLTIAIILTAGTMFVMWLGEQITVKGFGNGVSMIIFSGIVAKIPSDVVTYYNSQIRNAGDQLTTAILFSVALVIAIAIVAIVVVYIENAKRKIPVQYSKRATGTSQSSHLPLKVNSAGVIPVIFASSFIMTPQTLLGFFGQNYGDAQWFIIMNKIFNMQEPIGAALYILLIVVFTYFYAFIQVNPEKVAENLQKQGGYIPSVRPGKPTQDYISSTLTRLSTVGALYLGIIALLPIIASGLWNLPQSLALGGTSLLIVVGVALDSVRQLEGQMIKRSYQGFIQ; encoded by the coding sequence ATGTTCACACTTTTGAAAACAGCATTTCAAGCAAAAGACATTAGAAAAAGAATTCTCTTCACACTGGGTATTTTAATTATCTTTCGCATTGGGACACATTTAACGGTTCCTGGTGTGAATGCTTCAGCCTTACAAGGTCTTTCGGCTTCGTCGAATGGATTGTTCGGTTTGTTAAATACCTTTGGTGGGGGAGCGTTGAGCCAGTTTTCTATTTTTGCTTTAGGTGTTTCTCCTTATATCACTGCTTCGATCGTGATCCAATTATTGCAGATGGATATTATTCCTAAGTTTGTTGAATGGTCAAAACAAGGAGAAGTAGGACGTAGAAAATTAAATCAGGTAACGAGATATGTTACGATCGGCTTGGCTTTTGTTCAAGCAATCGGTATCTCTTTCGGATTTAATGCTCTCACAGGCGAAGGATTGATCAAAGATCCTGGAACTGCTACTTATCTGACAATTGCGATTATTTTAACAGCTGGGACGATGTTTGTTATGTGGTTAGGGGAACAAATCACGGTTAAAGGTTTTGGTAATGGGGTATCAATGATCATCTTTTCAGGGATCGTTGCAAAAATACCAAGTGATGTAGTCACTTATTACAATTCTCAGATTCGTAATGCCGGCGATCAGCTGACGACAGCGATTCTCTTTTCTGTCGCTTTAGTGATTGCGATTGCGATTGTAGCGATTGTAGTAGTTTATATCGAAAATGCAAAACGTAAAATACCGGTTCAATATTCGAAACGTGCAACTGGCACAAGCCAAAGTTCACATTTACCCTTAAAAGTAAACTCTGCCGGCGTAATTCCAGTTATTTTTGCAAGTTCATTTATTATGACTCCACAAACATTGTTAGGATTCTTTGGTCAGAATTATGGCGATGCTCAGTGGTTTATCATTATGAATAAGATCTTTAATATGCAAGAACCAATTGGAGCTGCTTTGTACATTCTGCTGATTGTAGTCTTTACTTATTTCTACGCATTCATTCAAGTGAATCCGGAGAAAGTGGCAGAAAACTTACAAAAACAAGGTGGTTATATTCCAAGTGTGCGACCTGGTAAACCGACACAAGACTATATTTCAAGCACGTTAACGCGCTTAAGTACAGTTGGTGCTCTTTATTTAGGAATTATCGCATTACTGCCGATTATTGCCTCTGGTTTATGGAATTTGCCTCAATCACTAGCTCTTGGCGGTACCAGCCTACTAATCGTAGTCGGTGTTGCTTTGGATTCAGTGAGACAATTAGAAGGTCAAATGATTAAACGTAGTTACCAAGGCTTTATACAATAA